The DNA window GACGTCGTAGGGCAGGCTTTCCCAATCCGGGAAGACCAGCAGGGGCAGATCGGCGCCGGCAATGTAGAACCGGATTTCCTCCAGAATCTGGTAGCTCGTGCGGGCGTCCGGCATCACCACCAGCACCGGACCGGCATGCTGACGCGCCGCCTCGGCAATGGCGAGGCCGCGAGCGCTGCCGTACAGGCGGCTCCACTGCAACTCGGCGCCGGGGAGCGCGGGCAGCATCGGACGCAGGGGCGAGATCGGAGCCGCAGGATTTTTCTGGGGTTTTGACACGGTCAGTTAGCCGGTAGAAAAAGCGCGCTATTGTACCGCACGCATTGCGTGAAGCGGCCGGATGTGAAACCCTTGTCAACTCCGTGGGTTATCGGCATAATTTAATCCAGTTTACAGTTATCCGCTGTATCCTGCGCTCTATCAAAACATCACGTACCAGGAGAGGGGAGGGTTCATGAGCAGGAAACCCAAGTACGCAATCGGTGATTCGGTCTTTTATCCTTCCGCAGGCGTTGGCGTCATCGAGGCCATTGAAGACGTCTTTATCGCCGGCCAGTGCGATCCCTGTTTCGTCATCCGAATTCGCGAATCGGGCATGGTCGTCAAGGTTCCCCAGACCAATGTCGACAAAAGCGGAATCAGGCCCCTGCTCTCCAGCCGGAAACTGAAAGAACTCTACCGTACCCTGGAAGCCAAATGCGCCCGTCGCGTCACGGGCGGCAACTGGACCGAGCGCTGCAAGGAACTGGAGCGCCGCATCAACGGGAGCTCAAGCCTGGAGCTCGGCGAAGTGGTGCGAGACCTGCTCTCGTGGAAGGCCGATAGTGGCCTTTCATTCGAGGAATCCATGCTCCTGGAAACGGCGACGACCTACCTCTCCTACGAATTGGCCGCAGTGAAAGCGATCGCACCGGAAGAGGCCTATGATGAAATCGTGGGCCGGGTCTGC is part of the Acidiferrobacteraceae bacterium genome and encodes:
- a CDS encoding CarD family transcriptional regulator, which produces MSRKPKYAIGDSVFYPSAGVGVIEAIEDVFIAGQCDPCFVIRIRESGMVVKVPQTNVDKSGIRPLLSSRKLKELYRTLEAKCARRVTGGNWTERCKELERRINGSSSLELGEVVRDLLSWKADSGLSFEESMLLETATTYLSYELAAVKAIAPEEAYDEIVGRVCKQASKKAVA